From Shewanella psychrophila, a single genomic window includes:
- a CDS encoding formate dehydrogenase accessory sulfurtransferase FdhD — MSIHKPTLIKTATDVPLTIAVKAINENGEQVDKHIACERPLTVYLNWQPIVTLMTLGARAEALALGYLKNQGFISQLDKLESIIVDWEVSSAAIITKESTADLDEKLSEKTVTSGCGQGTVYGGFMDGLDEINLPTPQIKQSMIYSLLKNISEYNETYKNAGAVHGCGLCYGDKIVDFVEDVGRHNAVDTLAGEMWLNETQGEDKLFYTTGRLTSEMVIKVAKMGIPVLLSRSGATQMGLELAQQLGITMVARAKGKHFLIYNGADNIEFDAIPPKRPSK; from the coding sequence TTGAGCATACACAAGCCAACCTTGATAAAAACAGCAACCGATGTGCCTCTAACTATTGCCGTTAAGGCGATAAACGAGAACGGCGAACAGGTCGATAAGCATATCGCCTGTGAGCGCCCACTCACGGTTTATCTTAACTGGCAGCCAATTGTGACCTTGATGACCTTAGGAGCAAGAGCCGAGGCATTAGCCTTAGGTTATTTGAAAAACCAAGGGTTTATCTCCCAGCTCGATAAACTTGAATCTATTATTGTCGATTGGGAAGTCAGTTCTGCAGCGATTATCACCAAGGAAAGCACTGCCGATTTAGATGAGAAATTATCGGAAAAAACCGTTACCTCAGGCTGCGGTCAAGGCACAGTTTATGGTGGTTTTATGGATGGTCTGGATGAAATAAACCTACCGACACCACAAATCAAACAAAGCATGATCTATAGCCTGCTTAAGAACATCAGTGAATATAATGAAACTTATAAGAATGCCGGTGCCGTACATGGTTGCGGACTTTGCTATGGCGATAAGATTGTCGATTTCGTTGAAGATGTTGGTCGCCATAATGCGGTAGATACCTTAGCCGGTGAGATGTGGCTAAATGAAACCCAAGGTGAGGATAAGCTCTTCTACACCACAGGGCGTCTAACCTCAGAAATGGTAATTAAAGTGGCCAAGATGGGTATTCCCGTCTTGCTATCCCGTAGCGGCGCAACACAGATGGGCCTGGAGCTGGCACAACAACTAGGTATCACCATGGTAGCCAGAGCCAAAGGAAAACATTTCCTTATCTACAACGGCGCCGACAACATAGAGTTCGATGCAATACCTCCCAAGCGCCCCTCAAAATAG
- a CDS encoding helix-turn-helix transcriptional regulator has translation MTEPSKLVYMSAKQVAEYLDLNEKKVYAMANDRILPATKVTGKWLFPKILIDRWVMDSCHSGMLSDRMHITGSDDPLLSMLVSRLMTQIGKSDLISYSSTGSRMGLDLLSRGYADVCTLHWGSVDERNIRHPALLKGYPNHQQWVMIHGYTRQQGLMMRTEMHHRCQEEDQIISLPWRWVDRQAGAGSQQHLEHWLMKQGAALTHINANVTAYSERELAGFIARGDADIGFGCQSVAMESGLSFVPLITESFDFVMPQGIYFRRQLQHLFDMISSSQTRQLAASLGGYDLTDCGKLLWNPS, from the coding sequence ATGACAGAGCCGAGTAAACTCGTCTACATGAGCGCCAAGCAAGTTGCTGAGTATCTAGATCTGAATGAAAAGAAGGTCTATGCGATGGCAAACGATCGCATTCTTCCCGCGACTAAGGTTACCGGGAAGTGGCTTTTCCCTAAAATTTTGATCGATCGTTGGGTAATGGACTCATGTCATAGCGGCATGCTGTCAGACAGGATGCACATCACAGGCAGTGATGATCCCTTACTGTCTATGCTGGTCTCTCGATTAATGACTCAGATAGGTAAGAGCGACCTTATCAGTTATAGCTCAACGGGTTCTCGTATGGGTTTGGACTTATTGTCCCGGGGCTACGCCGATGTATGCACACTACACTGGGGGAGTGTAGATGAGCGCAACATCCGCCATCCGGCACTGCTAAAAGGTTACCCGAATCATCAGCAATGGGTGATGATCCACGGCTACACACGTCAGCAGGGCCTGATGATGCGTACAGAGATGCATCATAGATGCCAGGAAGAAGACCAGATTATCTCTCTCCCCTGGCGCTGGGTAGACAGACAAGCCGGTGCAGGTAGCCAGCAACACCTGGAACACTGGCTCATGAAACAAGGCGCTGCCCTAACCCATATCAATGCCAATGTTACCGCGTATAGCGAGCGCGAACTCGCTGGCTTCATAGCCCGCGGCGATGCCGACATAGGTTTCGGCTGTCAATCGGTCGCCATGGAAAGCGGCCTAAGCTTCGTGCCACTAATCACCGAATCATTCGATTTTGTTATGCCACAGGGGATCTACTTCAGACGCCAGTTACAGCACCTGTTCGATATGATATCGAGCTCGCAAACCAGGCAATTGGCCGCCTCACTGGGTGGGTATGATTTGACTGATTGCGGCAAGTTGCTGTGGAATCCTTCATAA
- a CDS encoding IS6 family transposase (programmed frameshift), which produces MTLNFSGRHYPSDIIMQALRYYLAYKLSYREIEEMFSERNIHFDHSTLNRWVIKYTPQLEAVFKKKKRRVSGSWRMDETYIKFKGRWVYYYRTVDKFGAIIDFYLSETRDEPAARVFFNKAIDQHGLPGKVVIDKSGANAAALDTINIRLWLSGDMLFMIEVLIVKYLNHIVEQSHRKVKGKMHQCLGWKSWEGAESTLVGVELWSMIKQGQMDTTEMMTPWEQFYSLAA; this is translated from the exons AACTTCTCAGGGCGACATTATCCATCAGATATCATCATGCAGGCGCTTCGTTATTACCTGGCTTATAAACTCAGTTACCGAGAAATTGAAGAGATGTTCTCTGAGCGTAATATCCATTTTGATCACTCAACCCTGAACCGCTGGGTGATCAAATATACGCCGCAACTCGAAGCCGTATTTAAGAAGAAAAAACGTCGAGTCTCTGGCTCTTGGCGAATGGACGAAACCTACATAAAAT TTAAAGGTCGGTGGGTTTACTATTATCGAACCGTGGATAAATTCGGCGCTATTATCGACTTTTATTTGAGTGAAACCCGTGATGAGCCAGCGGCACGGGTATTTTTCAATAAAGCCATTGATCAACATGGTTTACCTGGAAAGGTCGTTATTGATAAAAGTGGTGCGAATGCCGCAGCATTAGATACCATCAATATTCGTCTTTGGCTGTCTGGGGATATGCTGTTTATGATTGAGGTTTTGATCGTTAAATATTTGAATCATATTGTCGAGCAAAGCCATCGAAAAGTGAAAGGGAAAATGCACCAATGTTTGGGCTGGAAGTCTTGGGAAGGGGCTGAATCGACCTTGGTGGGTGTTGAGCTTTGGTCCATGATTAAGCAAGGACAAATGGACACTACTGAAATGATGACACCATGGGAACAATTTTATTCTTTGGCGGCCTAA